One genomic segment of Fervidobacterium pennivorans includes these proteins:
- a CDS encoding electron transport complex protein RnfA, with translation MKLFLILLSAMLVNNYVFVRFLGICPFLGVSKKTSTAIGMGLAVIFVLVMSSAISWGLDLLLIKLQLEFLRTIVFILVIATFVQFVEAFLKKNNPSLYEALGIYLPLITTNCIILGIAIVNSLSKYTFFEAIFNALGAGLGFLLALVIFSGIRERLELYDVPRPFLNLPISMITASLLSLAFMGFQGMIK, from the coding sequence ATGAAATTATTCTTGATTTTGCTATCCGCAATGCTTGTCAATAATTACGTGTTTGTTAGGTTCTTAGGGATTTGTCCATTCTTAGGTGTTTCGAAGAAAACCTCAACTGCCATTGGAATGGGACTTGCAGTTATATTCGTATTGGTTATGTCTTCCGCTATTTCTTGGGGACTCGATTTGTTACTCATAAAACTCCAATTGGAGTTTCTAAGGACTATAGTTTTCATACTTGTTATTGCAACGTTTGTTCAGTTCGTTGAAGCGTTCCTGAAAAAGAATAACCCTTCACTTTACGAAGCATTGGGTATTTACCTACCTTTGATAACAACAAACTGTATCATCTTGGGTATCGCAATAGTGAATAGCTTGTCAAAATATACTTTCTTTGAGGCTATTTTTAACGCACTTGGAGCAGGTCTTGGATTTTTGCTGGCGCTGGTTATCTTTTCAGGTATCAGGGAAAGACTAGAACTTTACGATGTGCCAAGGCCGTTCCTTAATCTTCCGATATCGATGATAACAGCTTCTCTACTTTCACTTGCTTTTATGGGATTCCAAGGTATGATAAAATAA
- a CDS encoding RnfABCDGE type electron transport complex subunit G — MKENRREMLKMSITLMVYTLIAGIALGLVYTITKDRIAEAELANVISSMESLLTDENGNTIVSIDEIKKIVLSKRNEMGNVLFTDNVGTVISPVYEFETDSAKYYLLTGYAVGYGGNVVTMAAFKLDKTTGELSLKAIKVLDYSQETPGLGAKIADPNVQKRFFPIPETGLKNGLKVDKDAGKQGIDPEEAKQEGVVKVSDVMTGATITPRAVVSSLNVMYKFLKEKYLGGEK; from the coding sequence ATGAAAGAGAATAGGCGTGAAATGCTGAAGATGAGTATCACGTTGATGGTTTACACGTTAATTGCGGGGATTGCACTTGGTCTGGTTTACACAATTACGAAGGATAGAATAGCCGAAGCGGAACTTGCGAACGTTATATCTTCCATGGAGAGTTTGCTAACTGATGAGAACGGGAATACCATTGTGAGTATTGATGAGATAAAAAAAATCGTGCTTTCAAAAAGGAACGAAATGGGTAATGTATTGTTCACCGACAATGTAGGAACAGTGATATCTCCTGTGTATGAGTTTGAAACAGATAGTGCAAAGTATTATCTGCTAACCGGTTACGCGGTTGGTTACGGCGGAAACGTTGTAACGATGGCAGCATTCAAGCTTGATAAAACCACAGGTGAATTGTCGTTAAAAGCTATTAAAGTACTTGATTACTCGCAAGAAACCCCGGGACTTGGTGCGAAAATAGCCGACCCCAATGTGCAGAAGAGGTTCTTCCCGATACCAGAGACAGGACTTAAAAATGGATTGAAGGTTGATAAGGATGCAGGGAAACAAGGGATTGATCCAGAAGAGGCAAAACAAGAAGGGGTTGTAAAGGTATCTGATGTGATGACTGGTGCAACCATCACTCCAAGGGCAGTTGTGAGTTCCTTAAATGTGATGTACAAGTTCCTTAAAGAAAAGTATCTCGGGGGTGAAAAGTAA
- the hslU gene encoding ATP-dependent protease ATPase subunit HslU, protein MSNFSNQTSFDNLTPRQIVAELDKYIIGQYEAKKAVAIAIRNRIRRQKLPEEWRKEVIPKNILLIGPTGVGKTEIARRLAQLSGSPFLKVEATKFTEVGYVGKNVDSMIRDLVEIAVNMVKQEKIKEVEPKVKDLVEERILEALVPSKKQNIPFANIFGFQAAFQGQQEQPEEVDIRRKRAELREKLRNGELEDMEIEIDVEVSQPGVGFIGMPDMEDMGIDFSQILGNILPKQKKKRRMKISEARRILTPIESEKLIDMDEVIQKALTLAQERGIIFIDELDKIAATGQGHGPDVSRQGVQRDLLPIVEGTTVTTRYGPVRTDYILFIGAGAFHMSKPSDLIPELQGRFPIRVELEPLKEEDFVRILTEPENALLKQYKALLYTEGVELDFTDDAISEIAKIAYKLNEKMENIGARRLYTVVEKLLEDIMFEAPEVEKRIVIDKDYVTKKLGSIVEDENAAAYIL, encoded by the coding sequence ATGAGCAACTTTTCAAATCAGACAAGTTTTGACAATCTGACGCCCCGCCAAATTGTTGCAGAACTTGATAAGTACATCATAGGACAGTATGAAGCAAAAAAGGCAGTTGCTATAGCAATAAGAAACAGAATTAGAAGACAAAAGTTACCTGAAGAATGGAGAAAGGAGGTAATACCAAAAAATATCTTGCTCATAGGACCAACAGGTGTTGGTAAGACAGAGATTGCAAGAAGGTTAGCACAATTATCTGGTTCACCGTTTTTAAAAGTCGAAGCGACAAAGTTCACGGAAGTTGGTTACGTTGGTAAGAACGTAGATTCAATGATAAGGGATTTGGTCGAAATAGCTGTTAATATGGTCAAACAGGAAAAGATAAAAGAAGTTGAACCAAAGGTGAAAGATTTGGTTGAGGAGCGGATATTGGAAGCTTTGGTTCCGAGTAAAAAACAAAATATACCCTTTGCAAATATATTCGGTTTTCAAGCGGCATTCCAAGGTCAGCAAGAACAACCGGAAGAAGTTGATATTCGCAGAAAGCGAGCAGAATTAAGGGAAAAGCTTAGAAACGGTGAATTGGAAGACATGGAAATAGAAATAGACGTTGAGGTCAGCCAGCCAGGTGTTGGGTTTATCGGCATGCCAGATATGGAGGACATGGGTATCGATTTTTCTCAGATTCTTGGAAACATACTACCAAAGCAGAAGAAAAAGAGAAGAATGAAGATTTCAGAAGCAAGAAGAATACTCACCCCTATAGAATCCGAAAAACTCATCGATATGGATGAGGTCATTCAAAAAGCACTCACGTTGGCGCAAGAAAGAGGAATCATATTCATCGACGAACTTGATAAGATAGCGGCAACAGGCCAAGGGCACGGACCAGATGTATCAAGGCAAGGGGTTCAAAGAGACTTACTTCCAATTGTTGAGGGAACAACTGTTACAACAAGGTACGGACCAGTTAGAACGGATTACATTCTTTTCATAGGTGCTGGTGCGTTTCATATGTCCAAACCTTCAGATTTGATTCCTGAACTTCAGGGTAGGTTCCCGATAAGGGTAGAACTGGAACCTCTCAAAGAAGAAGATTTCGTAAGAATACTCACAGAGCCAGAAAACGCTCTATTAAAACAATATAAAGCGCTTCTTTATACGGAAGGAGTAGAGCTTGATTTTACTGACGATGCAATAAGTGAGATTGCAAAGATAGCATACAAACTGAACGAGAAGATGGAGAATATAGGAGCAAGAAGGCTTTACACGGTAGTTGAAAAGCTTTTGGAAGATATCATGTTTGAAGCACCTGAAGTAGAAAAGAGGATAGTCATAGACAAAGATTACGTTACCAAAAAGCTTGGAAGTATAGTGGAAGACGAAAACGCAGCTGCGTACATTCTCTAA
- a CDS encoding M16 family metallopeptidase: MKNRHMVKLGENIYYYEIPGVRSATIAFIVGSGPVYEPDHLLGISHFIEHTVFRKTKKRTLKEIKFPIEQVGGLLNAWTDKEDTVYYAKVPSSFFKTAFNILREIVFEPEFTERNVELERKIILQEYYSDLEIPEQRLFNKFFEELIDGPHSKSIIGTEETIKNIKKEDLEQFHAEMYSPYNVKLVIAGHVDEKDLKVVKGMNLVEGFKTAKQSSKLKTGIVCDKFKETQQVHLLFAHDGIPLVDEENIYASMVLKTLLGSGMSSVLFEQIRERKALVYDISVSHLQGKEWGVFLIYAATSFENVLRLVDELYSLFKNFKLTKKVFDYGKKRLLGYLELLTESTSSLISLYTQYLANDIPVKSVDEIIERVRAVSEKDVERVFEKMISGQWSLAYVTPEEELEVELQNIYV, from the coding sequence TTGAAGAATAGGCATATGGTTAAACTCGGAGAAAACATCTACTATTACGAAATACCAGGTGTTAGGTCAGCGACAATTGCTTTTATCGTTGGAAGTGGTCCGGTCTATGAACCGGACCATTTACTCGGAATTTCCCATTTTATTGAACATACGGTCTTCCGTAAGACAAAGAAAAGGACATTAAAAGAAATAAAATTCCCCATAGAGCAGGTTGGCGGGCTGTTAAATGCCTGGACTGACAAAGAGGATACGGTTTATTATGCAAAGGTTCCTTCTTCATTTTTCAAAACCGCATTCAATATACTAAGGGAAATTGTTTTTGAACCGGAGTTCACAGAGAGAAACGTTGAACTTGAAAGAAAGATAATCCTTCAGGAATACTACTCCGACTTGGAAATACCAGAACAGAGGTTGTTTAACAAATTCTTCGAAGAACTTATCGATGGTCCGCATTCTAAATCTATAATTGGAACGGAAGAAACGATAAAGAATATCAAAAAGGAAGACTTGGAACAGTTTCACGCGGAGATGTATTCACCGTACAATGTGAAACTTGTCATTGCTGGTCATGTTGACGAAAAGGATTTAAAAGTTGTTAAAGGGATGAATTTAGTAGAAGGCTTCAAGACAGCAAAGCAAAGTTCAAAGCTCAAAACAGGTATTGTTTGTGACAAATTCAAAGAAACGCAGCAAGTTCATCTTCTATTTGCTCACGATGGGATACCATTGGTCGATGAGGAGAATATTTACGCATCGATGGTTCTTAAGACATTACTTGGTAGCGGTATGAGTTCTGTTTTGTTTGAACAAATAAGAGAAAGAAAGGCTCTTGTTTATGATATCAGCGTATCGCATTTGCAGGGCAAAGAATGGGGAGTTTTCTTGATATATGCAGCGACTTCTTTTGAGAATGTTCTAAGACTAGTTGATGAACTCTACTCACTCTTTAAGAATTTCAAACTCACGAAAAAGGTTTTTGACTATGGGAAAAAGCGTTTACTTGGATATCTTGAACTTTTGACTGAGAGCACGTCATCACTTATCTCACTTTACACCCAGTATTTGGCAAATGACATTCCAGTTAAGAGTGTAGATGAAATTATAGAACGTGTAAGGGCAGTTAGTGAGAAAGACGTGGAGCGAGTTTTCGAAAAGATGATTTCAGGTCAATGGTCACTTGCGTATGTAACCCCTGAAGAGGAATTGGAAGTTGAACTACAAAACATTTATGTTTAA
- the rsxE gene encoding electron transport complex subunit RsxE, with protein sequence MASKISEFTKGIIKENPTYVQVLGMCPTLATTTSAKNGFGMGLAATAVLVMSNIVISAIRKTVPEKIRIPIFITVIATFVTIVDLVMHAFTYDLWKTLGLFIPLIVVNCIIMGRAEAYASKHSVVDSLLDGLGMGVGFTLSLTLLGSIRELFGNGTIFDIKVWGKAFNMFVMILPPGAYLTLGLLAALFAAISINRQEKAKKIAQAQQSQQTQQVQQTQQRVGEAK encoded by the coding sequence ATGGCCTCTAAGATTTCAGAATTCACTAAGGGGATAATAAAGGAGAACCCAACATACGTTCAGGTTCTTGGAATGTGTCCGACACTTGCGACAACAACGAGTGCAAAAAATGGTTTTGGAATGGGATTAGCAGCAACAGCGGTGCTTGTTATGTCAAATATAGTCATATCTGCCATTAGGAAAACTGTGCCAGAAAAGATAAGGATTCCAATCTTCATCACGGTAATTGCAACTTTTGTTACCATCGTGGATTTGGTAATGCATGCGTTCACGTATGATTTGTGGAAAACCTTGGGGCTTTTCATACCTCTCATAGTCGTTAACTGTATCATTATGGGACGGGCGGAAGCATACGCTTCCAAACACTCAGTTGTTGATTCTTTGCTCGATGGCTTGGGTATGGGGGTTGGTTTCACACTTAGCCTCACGCTTCTTGGCAGTATAAGGGAACTTTTTGGGAACGGGACGATTTTTGATATCAAAGTCTGGGGCAAGGCGTTCAATATGTTCGTTATGATTCTTCCACCAGGTGCTTATCTGACTCTCGGACTCTTAGCAGCACTCTTTGCCGCAATTTCAATTAATCGCCAAGAAAAGGCAAAGAAAATAGCCCAAGCACAACAATCACAACAAACTCAACAGGTTCAACAGACTCAGCAAAGGGTGGGTGAGGCGAAATGA
- a CDS encoding polyribonucleotide nucleotidyltransferase: MSVREWRKVLFGKEWVFQHGKVAKQSAGSIWARFGDSVVLATANVSDNVVEGIDFVPLTVEYMEKFYAAGKIPGGFIKREGKPSESGILSSRLIDRPIRPLFPKTLRNEVQVIVTVLSVDPDCPTDVLGISAASLALNISKIPFDGIVAGVQVGYVDGQFIVFPTAEQLERSKIDIVVAGTKDAITMVEGEAKEVTEDEMLQALMVAHEAIKEIVAFQEEIIKEFNVEKMPLPEPKYNVELVEKFAEYVDMNELEKRIFARGKQERVELADEYYESIVQKFFEENNISEEEQEEYKLPLKEKYDELSKKLMRKIIIERGLRADGRGPKDIRPISCEVGLLPRTHGSALFTRGETQSLGIVTLGSPAEEQIIDTLIEEGTKRFMLHYNFPPFSTGEVKPLRLSRREIGHGHLAERAVKAVIPSEDEFPYVIRVVSEILESNGSSSMATVCSASLALMDAGVPIKKHVAGVAMGLILEGDKSVILTDIIGLEDHWGDMDFKVAGTRDGITAFQMDCKVSGVSEDLLRAALYQAKEARMFILDKLYETISEPRKELSPYAPRIKWFYIDPTRSGELIGPGGKVIKSIIKMFDVEISIDDETGKVTVSGVDPEKVQGAIDYIQNMFRDISVGDIYDGKITRVENYGIFVEIAPGKIGLAHASKLGNVKPTSFKVGDRVKVEVISIDEIGRFQLRRVEE, encoded by the coding sequence ATGTCAGTTCGAGAGTGGCGAAAGGTATTATTTGGAAAGGAGTGGGTGTTTCAACACGGAAAGGTAGCGAAGCAATCAGCAGGTTCAATTTGGGCAAGATTTGGTGATAGTGTTGTCCTTGCAACAGCAAACGTTTCGGACAACGTAGTTGAAGGTATCGATTTTGTCCCGTTAACAGTAGAGTATATGGAGAAGTTCTACGCAGCAGGTAAGATTCCTGGTGGTTTTATCAAACGAGAAGGTAAACCTTCGGAAAGCGGGATACTTTCCTCAAGACTTATAGACAGACCAATAAGACCCCTCTTCCCAAAAACGCTAAGAAATGAAGTTCAAGTTATTGTGACGGTGCTTTCGGTAGACCCGGATTGTCCAACTGATGTGCTTGGTATATCTGCTGCGTCGTTGGCTTTGAATATTTCAAAAATACCGTTCGATGGCATTGTTGCAGGTGTCCAGGTTGGTTACGTGGATGGGCAGTTCATTGTCTTTCCAACAGCTGAACAACTTGAAAGAAGTAAGATAGATATAGTTGTTGCGGGTACAAAAGACGCGATTACCATGGTCGAAGGTGAAGCGAAAGAAGTTACCGAAGATGAGATGCTACAAGCTCTCATGGTTGCCCATGAAGCTATCAAAGAAATTGTAGCGTTCCAGGAAGAAATTATCAAGGAATTCAATGTGGAGAAAATGCCTTTACCAGAGCCAAAGTACAATGTTGAACTTGTTGAAAAATTTGCGGAATATGTGGATATGAACGAATTAGAAAAGAGGATTTTCGCACGTGGTAAGCAAGAACGTGTGGAGTTGGCTGATGAATACTATGAAAGCATCGTGCAAAAATTCTTTGAGGAGAACAACATAAGCGAGGAAGAACAAGAAGAATACAAACTGCCGTTGAAGGAAAAATATGATGAGCTATCCAAAAAGCTTATGAGAAAGATAATAATCGAGCGTGGTCTTAGGGCTGATGGAAGAGGACCAAAGGATATAAGACCCATCAGTTGTGAGGTAGGGCTACTTCCAAGAACACACGGTTCCGCACTCTTCACAAGGGGTGAGACCCAAAGCCTTGGTATTGTGACACTCGGTTCGCCAGCGGAAGAACAAATAATTGACACTTTGATTGAAGAAGGCACGAAGAGGTTTATGCTGCATTATAACTTCCCACCGTTTTCCACAGGTGAAGTGAAACCGTTGAGACTGAGCAGAAGAGAAATAGGTCACGGGCACCTTGCAGAAAGGGCGGTTAAAGCTGTTATACCTTCGGAAGACGAATTTCCGTACGTTATAAGGGTTGTTTCGGAAATCCTTGAATCCAACGGCTCTTCGTCGATGGCAACAGTATGTTCTGCTTCGCTTGCCTTGATGGATGCCGGGGTTCCTATCAAAAAGCACGTTGCAGGTGTTGCGATGGGTTTGATTCTTGAAGGAGATAAATCGGTCATATTAACAGATATTATAGGACTTGAGGACCACTGGGGTGATATGGACTTCAAGGTCGCAGGAACAAGAGATGGAATAACGGCATTCCAAATGGATTGTAAGGTTTCCGGCGTTAGCGAAGACTTACTTAGAGCAGCACTTTACCAGGCAAAAGAGGCAAGGATGTTCATACTTGATAAGCTATACGAGACGATTTCTGAACCACGAAAAGAACTCTCACCTTATGCACCAAGGATTAAATGGTTCTACATTGACCCAACCAGGAGTGGTGAACTTATAGGACCTGGTGGAAAAGTGATTAAGTCCATTATAAAGATGTTCGATGTTGAGATATCTATAGATGATGAAACAGGAAAGGTCACAGTCAGCGGTGTAGATCCAGAAAAGGTGCAGGGAGCAATTGATTACATCCAAAATATGTTCCGTGATATCTCGGTTGGGGATATTTACGATGGTAAGATAACAAGAGTTGAGAATTACGGCATCTTCGTAGAAATCGCACCAGGTAAGATAGGTTTGGCACATGCCTCTAAATTGGGGAATGTGAAGCCTACATCTTTCAAAGTTGGAGATAGGGTGAAAGTAGAAGTTATAAGCATAGACGAAATTGGAAGGTTCCAACTTAGGAGGGTTGAAGAATAG